The stretch of DNA CCCACCCCACCAAAGAGCCATTTTCCTTCCCGGGTCAAGCTTCGTCCAATCCCCGTTTACAATGGAGCCTGTGCAGGATTAAAAGGAAGTTTTCCCGATGGAACACAACCTGTAGAATGGATCATGATACCGGATAACAAACCAGGGAAGTTCGGTGTGATAGTTTATGGAGATTCAATGGAGCCTGAGATCAAGAATGGAGACATTGTTGTTGTTGACCCTGATATTGTTATTGATAACGGAAATCTTGTTCTGGTAATACTCGAAGATGAAGCCTTTGTGAAAAAGATATTCTTCCAGGATGGAATGGTAATTCTGCAGAGTCTGAATCCCAAATATCCTCCCATCACTGTGCCAGCTCGCAAACTCAAGATGTACATCGTGGGAAAAGTAGTGGGGCTTCACAGACAGTATTGAATGGAGTGAGATATTGTCCGATGAACAGCTGAAGAAAATAGTTCGTTGCTTTACAGTTATTGGCATTAGCATAGCAATTCTTTTGATAGAAATCTTCTCTACAAGAGTCTTCTTCAGAAAACTGGATGGAATAGGTAGAAAGATGGAGAGTGATATAAGGGGAAGAACGCGATGAGAAAGTTGTGGATATCGTTTTATTAAAGTATATATCCTAAGTTTCTAAGCCATTTTTTAGAGAATAACCGGGATTTGGCGATTTTTTCTGCTTCTTCTATTGCCACACATTCTTTCCATACTCTTCTCAAGTCTTTAGGAACAGGAAATCGTTCTTTTAAAATCATCCCAACGATCTTTTGTGCGGTTTTTATAATTTCTTCTTCAGAATCAGGATTCCTCACTTTGAATTGCAATTTGATTAATCCTTTGTGAAAGGGGGCATCCTTAGGATACCCAAAAGGAACTCTAAAACGTAGATAAATAAATCCCCACTTATTCTGACCTCTTAAAGATTTCTCATCCATTTCTTCTAGAACGGCTTTCTCGTCATCACTCTCGGTGCTGGTTGCTAGGACAAATTTATCTTGACCTAATCGATAAAGCAAACTTTTATCTAAATTGGCTGGATATCTTCTAATCGTTTTTATAAAGCCTATAACATTGTTAAAATATTGAGAAAATCTTTCTGATTGATTTCGATCAGCTGAGAAATATTTATAGAAATTGTTCAAAGCACCATCCATCATTATCCATCCAACTTTTTCATGCAATTCGTCTTTGTAGAACTTTAAATTGAGGGTTTCTAAAGCGGCCATTAATACTCTAATTCTTGTTTTTACTCTTGTGATTAATTTACTTTCGTTAAAAATATCATCTCCCTTGATGAGAATATCGTTCTCATTTCTTCCTCTAAAAGTGATGTCAGA from Thermotoga sp. encodes:
- a CDS encoding XRE family transcriptional regulator, whose product is MMSGLAERLKKLREKRHLSQYQVARALGVPRTTYANWEQGKAEPDSNTLRRIADYFDVSVDYLLGLTEDPTPPKSHFPSRVKLRPIPVYNGACAGLKGSFPDGTQPVEWIMIPDNKPGKFGVIVYGDSMEPEIKNGDIVVVDPDIVIDNGNLVLVILEDEAFVKKIFFQDGMVILQSLNPKYPPITVPARKLKMYIVGKVVGLHRQY